The following proteins are co-located in the Aggregatibacter aphrophilus ATCC 33389 genome:
- the recA gene encoding recombinase RecA — translation MATQEEKQKALEAALGQIEKQFGKGAIMKLGDSQKLDIEAISTGSFGLDLALGIGGLPMGRIVEIFGPESSGKTTLTLSVIAEAQKAGKTCAFIDAEHALDPIYASKLGVDVKELLVSQPDNGEQALEICDALVRSGAVDVIIVDSVAALTPKAEIEGDMGDSHVGLQARLMSQALRKLTGQIKNANCLVIFINQIRMKIGVMFGNPETTTGGNALKFYASVRLDIRRVGSIKEGDEVIGNETRVKVVKNKVAPPFRQVDFQILYGEGISKESELIDLGVKHKLISKAGAWYAYQNEKIGQGKTNAMKWLKDNPEQAKIIESTLRDELLAHPESAITADSDNEAQGNIESDFE, via the coding sequence ATGGCAACTCAAGAAGAAAAACAAAAAGCGCTCGAAGCCGCGTTAGGTCAAATCGAAAAACAATTTGGTAAAGGCGCTATCATGAAATTAGGCGACAGCCAAAAATTGGATATTGAAGCGATTTCCACCGGTTCCTTCGGTCTTGACTTAGCGTTAGGGATCGGCGGTTTGCCAATGGGACGTATCGTTGAAATTTTCGGACCGGAATCTTCCGGTAAAACCACTTTAACGCTTTCTGTTATTGCCGAAGCGCAAAAAGCGGGTAAAACCTGTGCCTTTATTGATGCGGAACATGCCTTAGACCCAATTTATGCCTCTAAACTGGGCGTGGATGTGAAAGAGTTGTTGGTTTCTCAACCGGACAACGGCGAGCAAGCGTTAGAAATCTGTGATGCCTTAGTACGTTCCGGTGCGGTGGATGTGATTATTGTTGACTCCGTTGCAGCCTTAACGCCGAAAGCAGAAATTGAAGGCGACATGGGCGATTCTCATGTGGGCTTGCAAGCACGTCTTATGTCCCAAGCGTTGCGTAAATTAACCGGACAAATTAAAAATGCCAACTGTTTAGTGATTTTCATCAACCAAATCCGTATGAAGATCGGCGTGATGTTTGGTAACCCGGAAACCACTACCGGTGGTAATGCACTGAAATTCTATGCCTCTGTGCGTTTGGATATTCGTCGTGTCGGTTCAATTAAAGAAGGCGATGAAGTGATTGGTAACGAAACCCGCGTGAAAGTGGTGAAAAACAAAGTCGCACCGCCGTTCCGTCAAGTAGACTTCCAAATTCTGTATGGCGAAGGTATTTCTAAAGAAAGCGAACTGATTGATTTAGGTGTGAAACACAAGCTCATCAGTAAAGCAGGCGCATGGTATGCTTATCAGAATGAGAAAATCGGTCAGGGCAAAACCAATGCGATGAAATGGTTAAAAGATAACCCTGAACAAGCGAAAATCATTGAAAGCACGTTGCGTGATGAGTTATTGGCTCACCCGGAATCTGCGATTACGGCTGACTCTGACAACGAAGCGCAAGGTAATATCGAGAGTGATTTTGAATAA
- the tkt gene encoding transketolase, whose translation MSNRQQLANVIRFLSMDAVQKAKSGHPGAPMGMADIAEVLWRDFLRHNPTNPQWANRDRFVLSNGHGSMLIYSLLHLSGYDVSIEDLKQFRQLHSKTPGHPEFGYTPGVETTTGPLGQGITNAVGMAIAEKTLAGQFNRDGHNIVDHYTYAFLGDGCLMEGVSHEACSLAGTLGLGKLIAFYDDNNISIDGHVDGWFTDDTQKRFEAYGWQVIPAIDGHNPAQIIDAIKQAQAETSKPTLIICKTIIGFGSPNKSNSHDCHGAPLGDEEIALTRKALNWDYAPFEIPADVYAQWDAKVKGAELEKAWHEKFAAYAKAYPELAAEFTRRIEKKLPADWAKESQAFIDHLQANPASIASRKASQNAIEAYAKVLPELLGGSADLASSNLTLWSGSKPIRATQNVGGNYLNYGVREFGMAAIMNGIALHGGFIPYGATFLMFMEYAHNAIRMASLMKQRSLFVFTHDSIGLGEDGPTHQPVEQTAALRLIPNLETWRPCDQVESAIAWKAAIERTNGPSALIFTRQNLLQMDRTSEQLANVARGAYVLKDCAGTPDLIFIATGSEVELAVKAAEQLTAEGKKVRVVSMPSTNVFDKQDETYRESVLPAAVTKRVAIEAGISDVWYKYVGFSGRIVGMNSFGESAPADQLFKLFGFTVDNVVAKAKEIL comes from the coding sequence ATGTCTAATCGTCAACAACTCGCTAATGTAATCCGTTTTTTAAGCATGGATGCCGTACAAAAAGCCAAATCCGGTCACCCGGGTGCACCAATGGGAATGGCAGATATCGCCGAAGTATTATGGCGTGATTTCCTACGCCATAATCCAACCAACCCACAGTGGGCCAACCGTGACCGTTTTGTATTGTCTAACGGCCACGGTTCCATGCTGATTTACAGCTTGTTGCATTTAAGCGGTTACGATGTATCCATTGAAGATTTAAAACAATTCCGTCAATTACATTCCAAAACACCGGGGCACCCTGAATTTGGTTACACACCGGGCGTTGAAACCACCACAGGCCCACTAGGTCAAGGTATTACTAACGCAGTCGGTATGGCGATTGCAGAAAAAACCCTTGCAGGTCAATTTAACCGTGACGGTCACAACATTGTAGATCACTATACTTATGCGTTCTTAGGTGACGGTTGCTTGATGGAAGGGGTTTCCCATGAAGCTTGCTCTTTAGCGGGCACCCTTGGTTTAGGCAAATTAATCGCTTTCTATGATGACAATAACATTTCTATCGATGGTCATGTTGACGGTTGGTTTACCGATGATACACAAAAACGCTTTGAAGCTTATGGCTGGCAAGTGATCCCGGCAATCGACGGCCATAACCCGGCGCAAATTATTGACGCCATCAAACAAGCGCAAGCGGAAACCAGCAAGCCGACATTAATTATCTGCAAAACCATTATCGGTTTCGGTTCACCAAACAAATCTAACTCTCACGATTGCCACGGCGCACCATTAGGCGACGAAGAAATTGCATTAACCCGCAAGGCACTCAACTGGGATTACGCACCGTTTGAAATTCCGGCAGACGTCTATGCGCAATGGGATGCGAAAGTAAAAGGTGCGGAGTTAGAAAAAGCATGGCATGAGAAATTTGCCGCGTATGCGAAAGCTTATCCGGAATTGGCTGCTGAATTTACCCGTCGCATAGAGAAAAAATTGCCGGCTGATTGGGCAAAAGAATCTCAAGCCTTCATTGACCATTTACAAGCTAACCCGGCAAGCATTGCAAGCCGTAAAGCATCACAAAATGCCATTGAAGCTTATGCTAAAGTGTTACCGGAATTACTCGGCGGTTCTGCCGACTTGGCAAGCTCCAACCTCACCCTTTGGTCCGGCTCCAAACCAATCCGCGCGACTCAAAACGTTGGCGGCAACTACCTCAACTACGGCGTACGTGAGTTCGGTATGGCGGCAATCATGAACGGTATTGCGCTTCACGGTGGTTTCATTCCTTATGGCGCAACCTTCCTCATGTTTATGGAATATGCCCACAACGCGATTCGTATGGCTTCATTAATGAAACAACGTAGCTTGTTTGTATTCACCCATGATTCCATCGGTTTAGGCGAAGACGGCCCAACCCACCAACCGGTTGAACAAACCGCAGCGCTACGCCTCATTCCGAACTTAGAAACATGGCGTCCTTGCGACCAAGTGGAGTCTGCGATTGCATGGAAAGCGGCGATTGAAAGAACCAATGGCCCAAGCGCGTTAATCTTCACCCGTCAAAATCTTCTTCAAATGGACCGCACTTCTGAGCAATTAGCTAACGTGGCACGCGGCGCTTACGTGTTAAAAGACTGTGCCGGCACGCCGGATCTAATTTTCATTGCGACCGGTTCTGAAGTGGAATTAGCCGTGAAAGCAGCTGAACAATTAACTGCGGAAGGCAAAAAAGTTCGTGTGGTTTCTATGCCAAGCACCAACGTGTTTGACAAACAAGATGAAACTTATCGTGAATCTGTTTTACCTGCGGCAGTGACAAAACGTGTAGCCATTGAAGCGGGCATTTCTGATGTCTGGTACAAATACGTTGGCTTCAGCGGTCGTATTGTTGGTATGAACAGCTTCGGTGAATCCGCACCGGCAGACCAATTGTTCAAACTCTTTGGCTTCACTGTAGATAACGTTGTTGCCAAAGCGAAAGAAATTCTCTAA
- the trpS gene encoding tryptophan--tRNA ligase — MTKPIVFSGVQPSGELTIGNYLGALRQWVKMQDDYECLFCIVDQHAITVRQDPAALRKATLDVLALYLACGIDPAKSTIFIQSHVPEHAQLAWVLNCYTYFGEMGRMTQFKDKSARYAENINVGLFTYPVLMASDILLYQANQVPVGEDQKQHLEITRDIAQRFNSLYGPHFAVPEVFIPKAGARVMSLLEPEKKMSKSDENRNNVIGLLEDPKAVAKKIKRAVTDSDEPPVIRYDVKNKAGVSNLLDILSGVSGKTIAELEQEFEGKMYGHLKGAVADEVSAMLTTLQERYYHFRNNEELLLQIAKEGAEKAKARAQATLAKVYDAIGFIGAK, encoded by the coding sequence ATGACCAAACCTATCGTGTTCAGCGGCGTACAGCCATCAGGTGAATTGACTATCGGTAACTACCTCGGTGCGTTGCGTCAGTGGGTGAAAATGCAGGATGACTACGAATGCCTGTTCTGTATCGTGGATCAACACGCCATCACCGTACGCCAAGATCCGGCGGCATTACGCAAAGCCACATTGGACGTGTTGGCGTTATATTTAGCCTGCGGTATCGACCCGGCAAAATCCACGATTTTCATTCAATCTCATGTGCCGGAACACGCGCAACTGGCTTGGGTGTTAAACTGCTATACGTATTTCGGCGAAATGGGTCGTATGACCCAGTTTAAAGACAAATCCGCCCGTTATGCAGAAAACATCAACGTAGGTTTGTTCACTTATCCGGTGTTAATGGCGTCGGACATCTTGCTTTATCAAGCCAACCAAGTGCCGGTAGGCGAAGACCAAAAACAACATTTGGAAATCACCCGCGACATCGCGCAACGTTTTAATTCCTTATACGGACCGCACTTTGCTGTGCCGGAAGTGTTCATCCCGAAAGCAGGTGCGCGCGTAATGTCCTTGCTAGAGCCGGAAAAGAAAATGTCCAAATCCGATGAAAATCGCAACAATGTTATCGGCTTATTGGAAGACCCGAAAGCGGTCGCGAAGAAAATTAAACGCGCGGTAACCGACTCCGATGAGCCGCCGGTGATTCGTTATGACGTGAAAAACAAAGCGGGCGTGTCCAATCTTCTCGACATTCTTTCCGGCGTAAGCGGCAAAACCATCGCAGAACTTGAGCAGGAATTTGAAGGCAAAATGTACGGTCACTTGAAAGGTGCTGTCGCCGACGAAGTTTCCGCCATGTTGACTACCTTGCAGGAACGTTACTACCACTTCCGCAACAACGAGGAATTACTTCTCCAAATCGCCAAAGAAGGTGCCGAAAAAGCGAAAGCTCGCGCACAGGCTACTTTAGCAAAAGTGTATGATGCCATTGGGTTTATTGGTGCGAAGTAA
- a CDS encoding RidA family protein, with the protein MTKVIHTDKAPAAIGPYVQAVDLGNLVLTSGQIPVNPTTGEVPKEIVAQARQSLENIKAIVEQAGLSVAHIVKTTVFVKDLNDFAAVNAEYERFFKENNHPSFPARSCVEVARLPKDVGVEIEAIAVRA; encoded by the coding sequence ATGACTAAAGTAATTCATACCGATAAAGCACCTGCAGCCATTGGTCCTTATGTACAAGCTGTTGATTTAGGCAATTTGGTTCTCACGTCCGGACAAATTCCCGTTAATCCGACAACCGGCGAAGTGCCGAAAGAGATCGTTGCACAAGCCCGTCAATCTTTAGAGAATATTAAAGCCATTGTTGAACAAGCGGGATTGAGTGTTGCCCACATTGTAAAAACCACGGTTTTTGTAAAAGATCTCAATGACTTTGCTGCAGTTAATGCAGAATATGAACGTTTTTTCAAAGAAAATAATCATCCGAGCTTCCCGGCACGTTCTTGCGTGGAAGTTGCTCGTTTGCCAAAAGACGTTGGTGTGGAAATTGAAGCGATCGCTGTAAGAGCCTAG
- a CDS encoding PNPOx family protein, with protein sequence MNPLPKPISQFLKEKHIVSFTAHYQEDFWPANCFYAFDEQKVRLIVMTRTTTRHAQLMLKNSHIVGTIAGQPNKIKDMEGIQFTALAHLLENQEERKKAFDIYIKKQPLAKLVNSDIWEISFTEIKHTSNKLIFANKTHWIREEINNPHL encoded by the coding sequence ATGAATCCCCTACCTAAGCCAATTAGCCAATTTCTAAAAGAAAAACATATCGTGAGCTTTACAGCACATTATCAAGAAGATTTTTGGCCAGCCAACTGTTTCTACGCTTTTGATGAGCAAAAAGTACGCTTAATTGTGATGACAAGAACGACAACCCGTCACGCACAACTTATGTTAAAGAATAGTCATATTGTGGGAACTATCGCCGGTCAACCGAACAAAATTAAGGATATGGAAGGCATTCAATTCACAGCCTTAGCGCACTTGTTGGAAAATCAAGAAGAACGCAAAAAAGCCTTTGATATTTACATAAAAAAACAGCCACTCGCCAAATTAGTCAATAGTGATATTTGGGAAATTTCATTTACCGAGATCAAACATACATCAAATAAATTGATTTTTGCCAACAAAACCCATTGGATAAGAGAAGAAATCAATAACCCACACTTATAA
- the tal gene encoding transaldolase, protein MTNQLNSLRQLTVVVADTGDIDAIRQYKPEDATTNPSLILSAAALPQYASLIDEAIAYGKQQSQDKAQQLIDAEDKLAVNIGLEILKLVPGRVSTEVDARLSYDTNATVVKARKLIALYEAAGINKNRILIKIAATWQGIRAAEILEKEGINCNLTLLFSEAQARACAEAGVYLISPFVGRILDWYKANSDKKEYAPAEDPGVISVTKIYNYYKQYGYKTVVMGASFRNVGEIIELAGCDRLTIAPPLLKILHETPNAVERKLDFQGEVQAKPQPLTEAEFYWQHNTDAMAVEKLADGIRKFAIDQGKLEDMLLSKW, encoded by the coding sequence ATGACTAACCAGTTAAACTCTCTTCGCCAACTTACTGTTGTCGTTGCCGACACCGGCGACATTGATGCAATCAGACAATATAAACCGGAAGACGCCACTACTAATCCATCTTTAATTTTAAGTGCGGCCGCGCTTCCGCAATATGCATCATTAATTGATGAAGCCATCGCTTATGGTAAACAACAAAGCCAAGACAAAGCGCAACAATTGATTGATGCAGAAGACAAATTAGCAGTAAACATTGGTTTAGAAATTTTAAAATTAGTACCAGGTCGTGTTTCTACCGAAGTGGATGCCCGCCTTTCTTACGACACCAACGCCACCGTGGTGAAAGCCAGAAAACTTATTGCACTATATGAAGCGGCAGGCATCAATAAAAATCGTATTTTGATTAAAATCGCTGCTACATGGCAAGGTATTCGCGCAGCGGAAATCTTAGAAAAAGAAGGGATTAATTGTAACCTCACCTTATTGTTCTCCGAAGCTCAAGCGCGTGCTTGTGCGGAAGCCGGTGTTTACTTAATCTCGCCGTTTGTAGGTCGTATTTTAGACTGGTATAAAGCCAATTCCGATAAAAAAGAATACGCACCGGCAGAAGATCCTGGTGTGATTTCCGTCACCAAAATTTACAACTACTACAAACAATACGGTTACAAAACCGTGGTCATGGGTGCAAGTTTCCGCAATGTCGGTGAAATCATCGAATTAGCCGGTTGCGACCGTTTAACTATTGCTCCGCCATTGTTGAAAATCTTACACGAAACACCAAACGCCGTGGAGAGAAAACTCGATTTCCAAGGCGAGGTACAAGCCAAGCCACAACCGTTAACCGAAGCCGAGTTCTATTGGCAGCATAACACTGATGCCATGGCGGTGGAAAAACTGGCAGATGGTATTCGTAAATTTGCCATTGACCAAGGCAAATTAGAAGATATGTTACTTTCTAAATGGTAA
- a CDS encoding peptide ABC transporter ATP-binding protein: MPLLQVEDLTKSFKDSFGLFSTGHFHAVEGITFTLEAGKTLAIIGRNGSGKSTLAKMIVGITQPTSGKILFKDKELTFGDYNYRAKHIRMVFQDPNTAFNPRLNVGQILDAPLLLTTHLNEQQRNQKIFDILKLVGIHPDHANIKIKTLSVSQKQRIALARALILDPQIIIVDDALGSLDATVKTQLTNLMLELQEKFGLAYIYVGQHLGIIKHIADDVLVMEDGKMIEYGNTYSLFTTPKTDVTKRLIESHFGKILDESSWGDNLLATP; encoded by the coding sequence ATGCCATTATTACAAGTAGAAGATCTGACAAAGTCTTTTAAAGACAGTTTCGGCTTGTTCAGTACCGGCCATTTTCATGCAGTGGAAGGAATTACTTTCACATTAGAAGCCGGCAAAACTCTTGCAATTATCGGTCGTAATGGCTCCGGAAAATCAACTCTGGCAAAAATGATCGTCGGTATAACTCAACCTACTTCAGGTAAAATTTTATTTAAAGACAAAGAATTAACATTCGGCGATTACAACTATCGAGCCAAACATATTCGTATGGTATTCCAAGATCCTAACACTGCATTTAATCCGCGCCTAAATGTAGGGCAAATATTAGATGCACCGTTACTGTTAACCACTCATCTGAATGAGCAACAACGCAATCAAAAAATTTTTGATATTTTAAAATTGGTTGGCATACATCCTGACCATGCGAATATCAAAATCAAAACGCTTTCTGTTAGCCAAAAACAACGTATTGCCCTCGCACGTGCATTGATTTTAGATCCGCAAATTATCATTGTTGACGACGCACTTGGCTCGCTAGATGCTACAGTTAAAACACAATTAACCAATTTAATGCTAGAACTACAGGAAAAATTTGGGTTAGCCTATATTTATGTAGGGCAACATTTGGGTATCATAAAACATATTGCCGATGACGTTTTAGTAATGGAAGACGGTAAAATGATTGAATATGGTAACACTTATTCCTTATTTACCACGCCTAAAACTGATGTCACCAAACGGTTGATCGAAAGCCATTTTGGTAAAATTTTAGACGAATCTTCATGGGGTGATAATCTCCTTGCAACACCATGA
- a CDS encoding ABC transporter ATP-binding protein encodes MLFFTNLTLKRGLTTLLENANATINPGQKVGLVGKNGCGKSSLFALLKNEMSAEGGEVSFPSNWALAWVNQETPALDCRAIDYVIQGDREYTRLQQALQQANAENDGNAIATLHSRLDTIDAWTIEARAGELLHGLGFTQAELEQPVRAFSGGWRMRLNLAQALICRSDLLLLDEPTNHLDLDAVIWLERWLKQYQGTLILISHDRDFLDPIVGKILHIEQQKLNEYTGDYSSFELQRATKLAQQSAMYRQQQLKIDHLQRYIDRFKAKATKAKQAQSRIKALERMEKIAPAYVDNPFHFEFREPLSLPSPLLMMENVSAGYGLGESVVEILSKIKLNLVPGSRIGLLGKNGAGKSTLIKLLAGEIPPTGGTIQLAKGVQLGYFAQHQLDTLRADESALWHLQKIAPQQTEQQLRDYLGGFAFHGDKVNQPVASFSGGEKARLVLALIVWQRPNLLLLDEPTNHLDLDMRQALTEALVDYQGSLVLVSHDRHLLRSTVDEFYLVHDKQVEEFKGDLADYQKWLNEQNAQPAVIKAQNELSENENSAASRKEQKRKEAELRQQLAPLRKQATQLENQMEKLGTQLQQIEMDLADPSLYDVEMKAKLTALLSDQVLVKKQLESVEADWLALQESIEDIMSQAE; translated from the coding sequence ATGCTTTTTTTCACAAATTTAACCTTAAAACGGGGCTTGACTACGCTCCTCGAAAACGCCAATGCGACCATTAATCCGGGCCAGAAAGTCGGCTTAGTCGGTAAAAATGGCTGCGGAAAATCTTCCTTATTCGCTTTATTGAAAAATGAAATGAGCGCCGAAGGCGGCGAGGTGTCTTTTCCGTCAAATTGGGCGTTGGCGTGGGTGAATCAAGAAACGCCTGCGCTAGATTGTCGCGCCATTGATTATGTCATTCAGGGTGATCGCGAATATACCCGTTTACAACAGGCGTTACAGCAAGCGAATGCCGAGAATGACGGCAATGCCATTGCTACTTTACACAGCCGGTTAGATACCATTGATGCATGGACGATAGAAGCCCGTGCCGGCGAGTTATTACACGGTTTAGGCTTTACTCAAGCGGAATTGGAGCAGCCGGTCAGGGCGTTTTCCGGCGGTTGGCGGATGCGCTTGAATTTGGCTCAAGCCTTGATTTGCCGTTCTGATTTGTTATTGCTTGATGAACCGACCAACCACTTGGATTTAGACGCCGTGATTTGGTTGGAGCGTTGGTTAAAACAATATCAGGGCACATTAATTCTGATCTCGCACGATCGCGACTTTTTAGATCCGATTGTCGGCAAGATTTTGCATATTGAACAACAAAAACTCAATGAATACACGGGCGATTATTCTTCTTTTGAATTGCAACGGGCAACCAAATTGGCTCAACAGAGCGCTATGTATCGCCAACAACAACTGAAAATCGATCACTTACAGCGTTATATTGACCGTTTCAAAGCCAAAGCCACCAAGGCTAAACAGGCGCAAAGCCGTATTAAGGCATTGGAACGCATGGAAAAAATTGCACCGGCGTATGTGGATAATCCGTTTCATTTTGAATTTCGTGAGCCACTCTCCCTGCCAAGCCCTTTGTTAATGATGGAAAATGTCTCTGCCGGGTATGGTTTGGGCGAAAGTGTGGTGGAAATTTTAAGCAAAATTAAACTGAATCTGGTGCCCGGTTCACGTATTGGTTTGCTCGGTAAAAATGGCGCAGGAAAATCTACCTTAATTAAATTATTGGCAGGCGAAATCCCCCCGACCGGCGGCACGATTCAATTGGCAAAAGGTGTGCAGTTAGGCTATTTCGCACAACATCAATTGGATACGTTACGCGCGGATGAAAGCGCCTTGTGGCATTTGCAAAAAATTGCGCCTCAACAAACGGAGCAACAACTGCGCGATTATTTAGGCGGATTTGCTTTTCACGGCGACAAAGTCAATCAGCCAGTGGCGTCTTTTTCCGGTGGCGAAAAAGCGCGCTTGGTATTGGCGCTCATTGTGTGGCAACGCCCGAACTTACTGTTACTGGACGAACCGACCAACCACTTGGATTTGGATATGCGCCAGGCGTTGACCGAAGCGTTGGTGGATTATCAAGGTTCTTTGGTATTGGTGTCGCACGATCGTCATTTGTTGCGCAGCACCGTGGATGAATTTTATTTGGTGCACGATAAACAGGTGGAAGAGTTTAAAGGTGATTTGGCGGATTATCAGAAGTGGCTGAACGAGCAGAATGCACAGCCAGCAGTGATAAAAGCACAAAATGAGCTCAGCGAAAATGAAAATTCTGCCGCTAGCCGTAAAGAGCAAAAACGCAAAGAGGCAGAATTGCGTCAACAACTGGCGCCACTGCGTAAACAGGCCACACAGCTGGAAAATCAAATGGAAAAACTGGGTACGCAATTACAGCAGATTGAAATGGATTTAGCGGATCCGAGTTTGTACGACGTAGAAATGAAAGCAAAACTGACCGCACTTTTAAGTGATCAAGTGCTAGTTAAAAAGCAATTGGAAAGCGTAGAAGCCGACTGGTTGGCACTACAAGAAAGCATAGAAGACATCATGTCTCAAGCAGAATAA
- the recX gene encoding recombination regulator RecX has translation MSSLALGYVMNLLSRREYSEFELRCKMQEKAFTEEEIEQVIAHCQQKNWQNDQRFTESYLHSRSQRGYGLQRIKQELRQLKGVESATIDVALSQCDIDWSALALNVLRKKFPNYMEKQPPKMKQKIWQYMLSHGFHSDEFADYVGSESQEFD, from the coding sequence ATGTCTTCGTTAGCATTAGGTTATGTGATGAATTTACTGTCACGACGAGAATATAGCGAATTTGAATTACGTTGCAAAATGCAAGAAAAGGCATTTACCGAGGAGGAGATTGAACAGGTTATTGCCCACTGCCAACAAAAAAATTGGCAAAATGATCAGCGTTTTACCGAAAGTTATTTGCACAGTCGTTCACAGCGTGGCTATGGTTTGCAGCGAATCAAACAGGAATTACGTCAACTGAAAGGTGTGGAAAGTGCAACCATTGACGTGGCGCTTAGTCAATGTGATATCGATTGGTCAGCGTTGGCGTTAAACGTGTTACGCAAAAAATTTCCCAATTACATGGAAAAACAACCGCCGAAGATGAAACAGAAAATCTGGCAATATATGTTATCGCATGGGTTTCATTCTGATGAATTCGCCGATTATGTGGGGTCTGAATCTCAGGAATTTGACTAA
- a CDS encoding c-type lysozyme inhibitor, whose amino-acid sequence MEVVFINTGSSSYAVINQMDEMIPMELMKMASGTNYQAISKNYTYKLYTKGKTADLVEGDDKPVLSECVAG is encoded by the coding sequence TTGGAAGTTGTTTTTATCAATACGGGTAGCAGCTCTTATGCCGTTATTAATCAAATGGATGAAATGATTCCTATGGAATTGATGAAAATGGCTTCCGGCACAAATTATCAAGCAATCAGCAAAAATTATACCTATAAACTTTATACCAAAGGCAAAACTGCAGATTTAGTTGAAGGGGATGATAAACCGGTATTAAGTGAGTGTGTTGCAGGTTAA
- a CDS encoding MarC family protein encodes MFDSLVVQFVVLWAVIDPIGSIPVYLTKTVGLSVEDRHKIARKAVMISAGILIFFLLAGQALLEAMQIPLTAFQIAGGLVLLLFALTMIFGEGKPEQEMRLSSNLNELAVYPLAVPSIASPGAMMAIVLLTDNHRFSLFDQTMTTLIMLSVLLITYFLFLAANRIQRWISNTGAAVISRVMGLILAAVAINNMLVGIRDFFTQMS; translated from the coding sequence ATGTTTGATTCTCTCGTCGTTCAATTTGTAGTGCTATGGGCGGTTATTGACCCAATCGGCTCCATCCCTGTCTATTTAACCAAGACAGTTGGATTATCAGTGGAAGATCGTCACAAAATCGCACGTAAAGCCGTTATGATTTCCGCCGGCATTTTGATTTTCTTCCTGCTTGCCGGGCAAGCTTTATTAGAAGCCATGCAAATCCCTCTCACCGCCTTCCAAATCGCCGGCGGATTGGTGTTATTGCTGTTTGCCTTAACCATGATTTTCGGCGAAGGCAAACCGGAACAGGAAATGAGACTCTCGTCCAATCTAAACGAACTGGCGGTTTACCCGTTGGCTGTGCCGTCCATTGCCTCACCCGGCGCCATGATGGCCATTGTATTGCTCACCGATAATCACCGCTTCAGCCTGTTCGACCAAACCATGACAACGCTAATCATGTTGTCCGTCTTGCTGATCACCTATTTCTTATTCCTCGCGGCCAACCGCATTCAACGCTGGATCAGCAATACCGGCGCGGCGGTTATCAGCCGTGTAATGGGGCTAATTTTAGCGGCGGTTGCGATTAATAATATGCTAGTGGGGATTCGCGATTTCTTTACGCAGATGAGTTAA